The following proteins are co-located in the Spinactinospora alkalitolerans genome:
- a CDS encoding DUF2470 domain-containing protein, translated as MRQPSPSAIERVRSLAATATPTTAALADDPSARFSVRGAVDHAGRAVLLLDADHPLHEALRATRYGRADLAVGVDLSALRHVGQTPTVRARLWCEGWVSAVPADERREAALAVWEGTPDEGLLAAVDNDPTPDAPLLARVEPAMVIYDTYDDAGIIDGDAFLAAPPDPLTRTAERIIAHVNDCHRDELGAVLRDVADAPEGAAWLWELDGHGATLWVTPYGEGGRHRPVLVRLPWSAPATAPCELERALHGLIAHRHAPR; from the coding sequence ATGCGACAGCCCAGCCCGTCCGCGATCGAACGGGTCCGTTCCCTTGCCGCCACGGCGACCCCCACCACGGCGGCGTTGGCAGACGATCCCAGCGCGCGTTTCAGCGTGCGTGGGGCGGTCGATCATGCCGGTCGCGCGGTGCTGCTGCTCGATGCGGACCACCCGCTGCACGAGGCACTGCGGGCGACCCGGTACGGGCGCGCCGACCTCGCGGTCGGCGTCGATCTCTCCGCGCTGCGGCATGTGGGTCAGACACCTACTGTACGCGCTCGCCTGTGGTGCGAGGGCTGGGTGTCGGCGGTCCCCGCAGATGAGCGCCGCGAGGCGGCCCTCGCCGTATGGGAGGGGACTCCCGACGAAGGGCTGCTCGCCGCAGTCGACAATGATCCCACACCGGACGCACCGCTGCTGGCCAGGGTCGAGCCCGCCATGGTGATTTACGACACCTACGACGATGCCGGGATCATCGACGGCGACGCGTTCCTCGCCGCGCCGCCGGACCCGCTGACCCGGACGGCCGAGCGGATCATCGCCCACGTCAACGACTGCCACCGCGACGAGCTCGGCGCGGTCCTGCGCGACGTCGCCGACGCCCCCGAGGGCGCAGCATGGCTCTGGGAGCTCGACGGCCACGGCGCGACGCTGTGGGTCACCCCCTACGGCGAGGGCGGCCGCCATCGGCCGGTGCTGGTGCGCCTGCCGTGGAGCGCGCCGGCCACCGCCCCCTGCGAACTGGAGCGGGCGCTGCACGGCCTCATCGCCCACCGGCACGCCCCACGCTGA
- the rpsD gene encoding 30S ribosomal protein S4 yields MRYTGPKVRLSRRAGTPLTRKAVSYFEKRPYPPGEHGRRVRRSTSDYAVRQAEKQKLRWYYDLSEKQLARVYDNAKKRPGRTGEEMISELELRLVTVVLRAGFAASVYAARQYVNHGHITVDGKKVDIPSYQVKPGQIIGVREKSRQMVPFVEAAEGVHADDKIAGYLAVSHKDLRIAVVDRPKREQVPVPFDEQLVVEYYAR; encoded by the coding sequence ATGCGCTACACCGGACCGAAGGTGCGGTTGTCCCGGCGCGCCGGTACCCCGCTGACCCGTAAGGCGGTCAGCTACTTCGAGAAGCGGCCCTACCCCCCGGGTGAGCACGGTCGCCGCGTCCGGCGCTCGACCAGCGACTACGCCGTCCGGCAGGCCGAGAAGCAGAAGCTGCGCTGGTACTACGACCTCTCGGAGAAGCAGCTCGCCCGCGTCTACGACAACGCCAAGAAGCGTCCGGGCCGCACCGGTGAGGAGATGATCTCCGAACTGGAGCTGCGCCTGGTCACCGTCGTGCTGCGCGCCGGCTTCGCCGCGTCGGTCTACGCCGCCCGCCAGTACGTCAACCACGGCCACATCACCGTGGACGGCAAGAAGGTCGACATCCCGTCGTACCAGGTCAAGCCGGGCCAGATCATCGGCGTCCGCGAGAAGTCGCGGCAGATGGTGCCGTTCGTCGAGGCCGCCGAAGGCGTCCACGCCGACGACAAGATCGCCGGCTACCTCGCCGTGAGCCACAAGGACCTGCGCATCGCGGTCGTCGACCGCCCCAAGCGCGAGCAGGTTCCGGTGCCCTTCGACGAGCAGCTCGTCGTCGAGTACTACGCGCGCTGA
- a CDS encoding sulfurtransferase TusA family protein codes for MPDQPLLTIDAIGRKCPIPIILLAGRIREVPIGSVIAVTADDPAARSDIPSWCRLKMQEFVAEVPLQRGSAFHIRRMY; via the coding sequence GTGCCGGACCAGCCGCTGCTGACCATCGACGCGATCGGCCGCAAGTGCCCGATTCCGATCATCCTGCTGGCCGGGCGCATCCGCGAGGTCCCCATCGGCTCGGTGATCGCGGTCACCGCCGACGACCCGGCCGCGCGCAGCGACATCCCGTCGTGGTGCCGGCTGAAGATGCAGGAGTTCGTGGCCGAGGTCCCGCTGCAGCGGGGCAGCGCGTTCCACATCCGACGGATGTACTGA